ATAATCCGTTATGAAAGTAGGTTGAATAAGATTTGGTTCAACTTTTTCTTCGAAAACTTTATTTAGTATGTCTCCCCAACCATCTGATTTTTCAACTTCCAACCCCAGCTCTTTAACTGCATTTCCGGCTGTATCTGCATTGGTAAGTACTTCAAAATCCAACCCGCTATATCGTTTCACTGCCTCCAACATTGGCAATCTTTCCCAAGGGCTATTTAGATTAATTTCCTGTCCCTGATAATTAATATTCGCCTCTCCAAACACCTCTTCGGCAACCGAAGCAATTAACCCCTCAGTAATGTCCATCATATCATTATAATCAGCATAGGCCTGATATAGTTCCAACATGGTGAATTCGGGATTATGTCTTGTGCTTATTCCTTCATTTCTAAAATTGCGGTTAATCTCAAAAACCTTATCAAACCCACCTACAATTAACCTTTTAAGGTAAAGTTCAGGAGCTATGCGTAAAAATAAATCCATATCCAATGCATTATGATGTGTAGTAAAAGGGCGTGCTGCGGCACCACCGGCTATAGGGTGCATCATGGGTGTTTCTACTTCCAAAAACTCCCGATGCACGAGGAAATTTCTAATTGCCCTTACTATCTTACTCCTGATCACAAAGGTATCTTTAACTTCCGGGTTAACGATTAAATCCAAATACCGCTGCCTGTAACGCAAGTCCACGTCTTTAAGGCCATGCCATTTTTCAGGCAAGGGACGAAGCGATTTAGCTAACAATGTAAGTTCTTTTACAGCTACCGTCACTTCGCCCATACGGGTCTTGAACAATGTTCCCCTGACACCAACGATATCTCCTATATCTAATCCTTTATAAATTTCATACTGTTCTTCACCCAAATCATTTAACCGGGAATAAATCTGTATTTGAGCCGTACCGTCTTGCACATTTGCAAAACCCGCTTTCCCGTGACCTCTTTTAGCCATCATTCTTCCGGCCAAGGAAACTTCTTTATCTCCATAATCTTCATAATTATCCAGCAACTGCTTGGCACGATGGGTAAACTCAAACCGTTGGCCAAAAGGATTAACACCTGTCTGTTTTAAATCCTTAAGCTTTTCTCTACGAACCTGTATCAATTCATTATAAGTTTTTTCATTTATCTCCGCAGATTCCGTTCTGTCAAATCCTTTTTTGTTTGTCATTATTTTACCTCCGGGTCTACCAGCTTTATCATAACTCGTCCATTGTTCTTTATAAAAACTAATGGTTAAGAAAGGATGTCTATTATTTCATATTTTAGAGATCCTGCAGGGACAGATACCTCAACAATCTCCCCTTTATTCTTCCCTAGTATGGCCTTACCCACCGGTGATTCGTTAGAGATTCTATTTTCATCCGGTTCAGCCTCCATTGAGCCTACTATGGTATACTCAATCTCATCACCGAATTCTAGATCCTTAAGTTTGACCGTAGAACCAATAGACACTTCGTCCGTATCTCGGGTATCCTCTATCACCTTTGCATTCCGAAGCATTTTCTCTAAGGTTATTATTCTTCCTTCTATAAACGCCTGCTCATTCTTTGCATCTTCGTATTCGGAGTTCTCACTAATATCGCCAAACTCAATTGCCTGCTTAATCCTTTCCGCAACTTCCCTGCGCTGAACAGACTTGAGGTTTTCCAATTCTTCTTCTACCTTCTTTAGTCCACCTTCTGTAAGAATAACTTCTCTATTTTCACTCATAAAATGTCTCCTTATTTGAAAAAAGTTTATTAAGTAGAATACACAAAGAAAATATATGAGAATTCCCTTAATGCTATTCATAAAAATAGCTGGAGAACTATACTCCGGCCTCGGTATAATCAACGAAAGCACTGCAAATAAGGTTTGCAGTGCAACGAACACCTCTTGAACTTTTTTACATTATATGAACCAAGCATATATTTGTCAAGCAATACCAACCACCAACGGATCAAGCATATGCCAGTTCAGATTTTATTTTAGCATTTGCCTTTATCTTTGCTATCTCTTCATAAGTTACTGCTCTTTCAAAACTCCTGAACCCCGCAAGCTCAAACCCATGTTTTTCAGCCAAGCCGGCAATGTCCTGTACTTGTTTCAAGGACAAATCTCTGCCTAGCGTATAGCTTTCATATCTTCTCTCTAACGCTAAGACCATTGTTTCTGACATGCAGGCGTACGCCATTCCCGGGGGAAAGCCAAAATTAAAATTAAATTTCACCTGACCCGGTACCTTTACAATCCCACCTTCAATGACCAGCACATCATTTCGCTGCTCAAATACCTGTTTAGAAACATTACGCGGCCTGCTAACGTCACAAACAACCGCACCTGGCATAAGATCATGGGGACCGATTATACTATCCACAGCACTAGTTACCGCTACGACTACATGTGCGCTACTAAGTGTTCTTTTTACGTCCGAACTTATGCTTACAGCTAAACCACTTTCATACATTATGGTTGCTGCTAGCTGTTCCAAACGGGAACGATCCCTGGCAACCAATGTAAGGTTCTTTACCTCTTTAGCCAATAACCGCGCGCATACCTTACCAATAGAACCGGTGGCACCAAGCACCACCACCTTAGCCTTGTTCAAGTCGTGCCCCATCATTTTAGCGGCTTTACGCGTTCCCTGGATTGCAGTTGCTACCGTATAGCTATTACCTGTAGTTACCGGGATATTCAATTGTTTTTCCACACTAACCCCGGCATCACCTACAACCGAAGTAAAGGCGCCAAGACCTAGCACTTTCGCACCATATTTTTCAGCCAGTTTTCCGGTTTGAACAATCTTTTGAATTACATAGTCTTGGGGCATATCAATCATTTGTCTTGCAGTAAGCGGGCAAGAAACAAACCAACCCTGCACTGAATTGTACTGCGACGCAACCCCGGTAATTTCGGAAACTTTGAACGGCGGAAGCATTCGCAAAAGCCTTTCTACCACGGAATCGGGCATGTGCTTTACAAAGCCGAACTTACGGGCCACATCATCAACATTCAACGGGTGAATGATAAATGCAAAAGAATCCATTTCTTACGCGCCTCCTGAGATTAATCCTTTATATTTTCTATCAAATTCTTTATTTTAGACACATCAACGTATTTATTCTCTTGAATTGGGGATTCCCCAATTTCAAAACCCATAATATCCTTAACCATAACAGCTTCTACTATTTTAATTCTTTTATTAGAGCCGATCACGATTACGTGATCATAGCTTTGCAGGACAGCTACAATGTCCATCACCGAATTAAAAAGGTCAAGGCCGGACTTCTCCTTAACAAACTTCCACCTTTCTCCTTCAGATAACAAAAAGACAAATTCCACCCCTGAAGAAACCAGAGCTTCTTTCAATTCCTCCTTATTGGCTATAGGAAAGCCTATAACGGCTATGCGTCGTCCTTTTCTTATTTCGCCTAAACTTTCTAATCTACTTACCAAGGTACGATCTATGCCTAACCTCTGAGCAACCTCGTTTTGGGAATAGCCATCCTGCCGAAGTTTCAAAATTGCCGTTATAAAGTTATCTATTTTTTGTTTACTAACAACTTTTTCACCAATTCTAACGAGTTCCATGCTATCTCCTTAATTTTATCCATAAATTCCACTGCTTATGTGCACAAATCTGTGCACATAGCCTTATTTTAGCTAAAAATGGCAAACGAGGCAAGGCCAAAACGCATAACCCTCAACAATAACCTGCAACCATGGGACGTTCCTTGCACTTATAGAAGTGGGAGTCTTAGAAATCAGATAAAAATTTTCAGGCTTAATCTAAATGCACAGAGCC
This is a stretch of genomic DNA from Bacillota bacterium. It encodes these proteins:
- the lysS gene encoding lysine--tRNA ligase yields the protein MTNKKGFDRTESAEINEKTYNELIQVRREKLKDLKQTGVNPFGQRFEFTHRAKQLLDNYEDYGDKEVSLAGRMMAKRGHGKAGFANVQDGTAQIQIYSRLNDLGEEQYEIYKGLDIGDIVGVRGTLFKTRMGEVTVAVKELTLLAKSLRPLPEKWHGLKDVDLRYRQRYLDLIVNPEVKDTFVIRSKIVRAIRNFLVHREFLEVETPMMHPIAGGAAARPFTTHHNALDMDLFLRIAPELYLKRLIVGGFDKVFEINRNFRNEGISTRHNPEFTMLELYQAYADYNDMMDITEGLIASVAEEVFGEANINYQGQEINLNSPWERLPMLEAVKRYSGLDFEVLTNADTAGNAVKELGLEVEKSDGWGDILNKVFEEKVEPNLIQPTFITDYPVEISPLAKKKEDQPQLTYRFELFINGWEMANAFSELNDPLDQRERFSRQLDKRKSGDDEAHMMDEDYITALEYGMPPTGGLGIGVDRLIMLLTDSPSIRDVILFPLMRPRV
- the greA gene encoding transcription elongation factor GreA produces the protein MSENREVILTEGGLKKVEEELENLKSVQRREVAERIKQAIEFGDISENSEYEDAKNEQAFIEGRIITLEKMLRNAKVIEDTRDTDEVSIGSTVKLKDLEFGDEIEYTIVGSMEAEPDENRISNESPVGKAILGKNKGEIVEVSVPAGSLKYEIIDILS
- a CDS encoding shikimate dehydrogenase gives rise to the protein MDSFAFIIHPLNVDDVARKFGFVKHMPDSVVERLLRMLPPFKVSEITGVASQYNSVQGWFVSCPLTARQMIDMPQDYVIQKIVQTGKLAEKYGAKVLGLGAFTSVVGDAGVSVEKQLNIPVTTGNSYTVATAIQGTRKAAKMMGHDLNKAKVVVLGATGSIGKVCARLLAKEVKNLTLVARDRSRLEQLAATIMYESGLAVSISSDVKRTLSSAHVVVAVTSAVDSIIGPHDLMPGAVVCDVSRPRNVSKQVFEQRNDVLVIEGGIVKVPGQVKFNFNFGFPPGMAYACMSETMVLALERRYESYTLGRDLSLKQVQDIAGLAEKHGFELAGFRSFERAVTYEEIAKIKANAKIKSELAYA
- a CDS encoding helix-turn-helix domain-containing protein, coding for MELVRIGEKVVSKQKIDNFITAILKLRQDGYSQNEVAQRLGIDRTLVSRLESLGEIRKGRRIAVIGFPIANKEELKEALVSSGVEFVFLLSEGERWKFVKEKSGLDLFNSVMDIVAVLQSYDHVIVIGSNKRIKIVEAVMVKDIMGFEIGESPIQENKYVDVSKIKNLIENIKD